The nucleotide window GCATTCTCAGCTCGCTGAGATATTTTGCCGGGGTTGTCCCCGTAGCGGAAAGAAAACGCTCGGCGAATACGGAACGGGAGGTACCCGCTTCTTTTGCCAGGTCTGCCACGCTCCAGTTCAGCCCCGGCTGCTGGTGCATGGCGTAAATCGCCCGGCTCAGGCGCGGATCGCGCAGGACCTGTACCCAGCCGGTGGCTTTACCACACCCTGCCTCTACCCAGCCACGGACGATCAACGCGGCCACCACATCGGCCAGCCGGGCCAGGATCCCCGCGAACCCCACCTGACGCGTCATTGACTCTCGTTCCATCGCCGCCAGCAGGGGATGGATCTCCGGCCAGGTGGACATCAACCGGCTTACCATCATCACTTCCGGCATCGCTTTGATCAGCGGTTGCATGCCGCCCAGTTCGAAATCCATACATCCGCTGAAGATGATGGTGTGCTCGCTCTCCGGGCACGGCTCACAGGTAATCGCACAGACCGAGCTGCAGATAGGCTCGCTGGGAAATGCGCTGACCGGGGTGATTGTTGCCTGTTCGTCTGAGAGCAGGGCATGGGCGTTACCGTTGGGGATAAAGAGCGCGTCACCGCCGTTCAGGGCGAAGGTTGCGCCGCTTTCCATCCGCAGCAGGGCATTGCCGCGGCTGACAAAATGAAATTGTGCCTTACCGGCCGCCTGATGAAACGCCACGCCAAACGGCGCGCTGGCTTCAATCCGGCGGTATTTCACGCCCGACAGACGCATGCCGCGTAAAAGTTCGCTGATCAAATCGGGTGACTGAACGGTCATGAGCGCAACTCCGGACGAATAATCAATAAGTGGAGATTATATGTCATAGATCGTCCACGGGGAACACTCTATGCTTTTGCGACAGTTGTCACATTTTTATAACGGGAGAACAACAGATGAATTCATGTATCGCGGCGAGAGAGGCTATAGCGCCCGCAAAACCCGCCTGGCGAGCCGTCTATTCACTGGGGCTGGGGGTATTTGGTCTGATAACGGCAGAGTTCTTGCCCGCCAGTTTGCTGACGCCAATGGCGGCCAGCCTGGGCGTCACCGAAGGGATGGCCGGGCAGGCGGTGACCGCAACCGCACTGGTGGCGCTGGTCACCGGTTTGCTGATTACCTCTGCCACCAAAAGCATCGATCGCCGCTGGGTATTGATGTTTTTCTCGGTGCTGCAAATCATCTCCAGCCTGCTGGTGGCCTTTGCGCCAACGCTGCATGTTCTGCTGATGGGGCGTTTGCTGTTGGGTATCGCCATTGGGGGATTCTGGGCGATGTCGACCGCCACGGCGATGCGGCTGGTACCTGCCGATAAAGTGCCGAAAGCGCTGGCGGTGATCTTCTCCAGCGTGTCGATTGCGACAGTAGTGGCTGCCCCGCTGGGGAGCTATCTTGGCAGCCTGATCGGCTGGCGTAACGTCTTTATCCTCTGCATTCTGCCGAGCATGCTGGCGCTGCTGTGGCAGCTCTGGGTACTGCCATCCATGAAACCGGAGAGCAGCGGCAGCCTGGGAACGCTATTCCGCGTGCTGAGACGTCCGGGGATGATCGGCGGGATGCTGGCGACCATCCTGATCTTCAGCGGCCATTTTGCCTTCTTTACCTATCTGCGTCCGTTTCTGGAAACGGTCGGCCAGGTGAGCGTAGAGAGCATTTCGCTGATCCTGCTGGGCTTTGGTATTGCCAACTTTGTCGGGACATCCATTGCCGGGCATCTTCTGGCGCGCAACCTGCGCCTGACGCTGGCGCTGGTACCTTTCGCTATGGGTGTACTGGCGCTCATCATGGTGGCATTTGGTCATCTGGCGATGCTGGACGGGTTGCTCGTTGCGCTGTGGGGTTTTGCCTTTGGTCTGGTGCCGGTGGGCTGGTCAACCTGGCTTGCAACGACTGTTCCTGATGAAGCCGAAAGCGCAGGGGGATTGCTGGTGGCCTCTATCCAGCTGGCGATAAGTGCGGGTGCGGCAGGCGGCGGAGCCGTGTTTGACCTCAACGGTGCCAGCGGCGTGTTTGCCGGAAGCGGTTTACTGCTGGTTACCGCCATGGTGATTGTGCTGATGGGCGTCAGGGTTAAAGCGGAATAACACGGTATGCATAAGCCCGGTAACCGTAGCGTCACCGGGCATAACGTGCCTTACACGCCTTTTTTATCCATCAGCACGGCGAGATCCACCAGACGGTTTGAGAACCCCCATTCGTTGTCATACCACGCCAGGATTTTGACCATATTGCCGCCGATCACCAGTGTGGAAAGCCCGTCGATAATGGAAGAACGCGGGTCACCCTGATAATCGCTGGAGACCAGTGGTTCATCGCTGTAGCCCAGAATGTCTTTCAGCGGCCCGCTTGCTGCTGCTTTACGGAACGCATCGTTGACCTCCTCGACGGTCACATTCCGGCTCAGCGTCACCGTCAGATCGACGATGGACACTACCGGAACCGGCACGCGCAGCGAGTATCCGGTCAGACGGCCATCCAGAGCCGGGATCACTTTCCCCAGCGCTTTTGCTGCCCCGCTGGAGTAAGGCACAATCGACAGCGCGGCCGCGCGGGCACCGCGCAGATCTTTCTCCGGCTGATCGTGCAGCGCCTGGCTGTTGGTGTAAGCATGCGTGGTGTTCATCAGCCCGTGTTCAATACCAAACTGCTGATGCAGTACCTGTGCCGCCGGAGCCAGCCCGTTGGTGGTACAACTCCCGTTACTCACCACCTGGTGCAGGGCCGGGTCGTACAGCTCATGGTTCACACCCATCACCACCGTCAGGTCGTCGTTTTTACCGGGGGCGGAGATAATGACCCGTTTCGCGCCACCGCGATGAATATGCGCCGCTGCTTTATCACGTTCGGTGAAGAAACCCGTGGCTTCAATCACCACGTCTACCCCAACATCGCGCCACGGAATGTTGGCCGGATCGCGTTCGCTGAACACGACGATCCGCTGGCCATCGACCTGCAACGCACCGTCTGCCGCTTCAACGGAAACCGGTAATGTACCGAGCAGGGAATCGTACTTGAGCAGATGGGCGAGGGTTTTGCTGTCCGTCAGATCGTTAATCGCCGCAATCTGAATGTCGGGGTTACCCAACGCGGCACGCAGAAAATTACGCCCGATCCTGCCGAAACCGTTAATACCGACCTTAACCATGATCAACTCCTTAGTATCTGTGATGTCTGGAGTGACTGTAGGCTTCAGGCGAAATGGCGTAAATGACAAAAAAGGATCAGATTACGCCATCTTGCGGCAGTGGAAGCGCTGGCGGTACTCTCCCGGCGTGAGGTGAAGCTGTTTCTCAAAGACGCGACGCAGGTTGATGCTGGTGCCAAATCCGCTTCTCCCGGCGATAAGCTCCAGCGAGTCATTTGTCTGTTCAAGAAGCTGTCTGGCAGCGGCAAGACGTGCTTCGGTTACGTAGCGCGCCGGAGAGGCTCCTGCGTCGCGGGTAAACACGCGGGTGAAATTTCGTGGGCTCATGGCGACTCTTTCCGCCAGATTTTCAACGCACAGGTCGGCGGTGAGGTTTTGCAGGATCCAGGCCTGTAATTCGCTAATGGGGCCGGAAGCCCCCGATTGCTGCAGGTTATAACGGCTGAACTGCAACTGCCCGCCCGGGCGACGCAGATACATCACCATGTCCTGCGCCACGTCACGAGCGAGGGTAAAACCGTAGTCATCTTCAACCAGTGCCAGCGTCAGGTCAAACCCGGAACTGACACCGCAGGACGTCCAGATGGGGCCGTCCTGAATATAGAGTGGGCCACCTTCCACACGGATAGCCGGATACGTTTCCTGCATTGTCTCCAGAAGCCGCCAGTGCGTCGTGGCGCGACGTCCGTCGAGTAATCCGGTCTGTGCCAGCAGCATCGCGCCACCGCAGATGGAGGCAATACGCCGGGCGTGAGGGGCTGCAAGGTGCAGCCAGTCCACCACCGCGGTGCTCTCCAGCTCGTTCATGCCGCGTCCGGTAATGATAATGGTGTCGAGCGGCTCGCGTGGGTCCAGCTCCGGCAGGCGATAGTCCGCCAGCAAATTTAAGCCAGACTGCCCGTGGATCACCTGATGGGGCTGAGTGGTGGCAATGAGGATACGGTAGCAGGGATTGCTCAGGCCTTCCGGGTGCAGTCGGTTGGCCTGCATCAGAATGTCGGCGATACCGGCGGCTTCAAACAACATGCCGCCGTCAGGAACGATAATCAGGATTTTCTTCATGTCCTGAAAAGTACCTTTATCGCAAAATAAGTCAAGCTGCAGACTCTGTATTAACCAATGCCCTGGTAAAAGTACGTGTAAAAGGAAACTATGTAGTGAACGTTAAACAGAATTAGGGCATTTGCGAACCGCTTTGCGGCGCGTAATGGAGCCTTCTGTGGGTAAGAACACAGCAATGATATGGCTGAGAGAAAGAGGGGGGAGCTATAATGGCGGACCGAATCCGATTTAGTCACGCTTAATAGTTCATGCGCTGCGAGACACCTGATGAAAGCGCTTTTGCTATAATGTTGCCGTTATTTCGTGGTGCAAAATTAATATGCTTCAGCACTATCGGAAATTTCTTCACCATTAAAAGAAGATTCGAATGAAACCTATCTCGTGAATGCAACAAATATGATGTGCATAATATATTCATATTGTCATAAATAATTTAAATTCTACTAATTATGGTAGTGGTAATGCTATGTTTATTGCGTTAATG belongs to Enterobacter cloacae and includes:
- a CDS encoding AraC family transcriptional regulator codes for the protein MTVQSPDLISELLRGMRLSGVKYRRIEASAPFGVAFHQAAGKAQFHFVSRGNALLRMESGATFALNGGDALFIPNGNAHALLSDEQATITPVSAFPSEPICSSVCAITCEPCPESEHTIIFSGCMDFELGGMQPLIKAMPEVMMVSRLMSTWPEIHPLLAAMERESMTRQVGFAGILARLADVVAALIVRGWVEAGCGKATGWVQVLRDPRLSRAIYAMHQQPGLNWSVADLAKEAGTSRSVFAERFLSATGTTPAKYLSELRMRLAIQYIRHENQPIETVALRLGYGSLAAFSRAFKRIIGHAPGSLRESIPASEEV
- a CDS encoding MFS transporter, coding for MNSCIAAREAIAPAKPAWRAVYSLGLGVFGLITAEFLPASLLTPMAASLGVTEGMAGQAVTATALVALVTGLLITSATKSIDRRWVLMFFSVLQIISSLLVAFAPTLHVLLMGRLLLGIAIGGFWAMSTATAMRLVPADKVPKALAVIFSSVSIATVVAAPLGSYLGSLIGWRNVFILCILPSMLALLWQLWVLPSMKPESSGSLGTLFRVLRRPGMIGGMLATILIFSGHFAFFTYLRPFLETVGQVSVESISLILLGFGIANFVGTSIAGHLLARNLRLTLALVPFAMGVLALIMVAFGHLAMLDGLLVALWGFAFGLVPVGWSTWLATTVPDEAESAGGLLVASIQLAISAGAAGGGAVFDLNGASGVFAGSGLLLVTAMVIVLMGVRVKAE
- a CDS encoding type I glyceraldehyde-3-phosphate dehydrogenase, whose protein sequence is MVKVGINGFGRIGRNFLRAALGNPDIQIAAINDLTDSKTLAHLLKYDSLLGTLPVSVEAADGALQVDGQRIVVFSERDPANIPWRDVGVDVVIEATGFFTERDKAAAHIHRGGAKRVIISAPGKNDDLTVVMGVNHELYDPALHQVVSNGSCTTNGLAPAAQVLHQQFGIEHGLMNTTHAYTNSQALHDQPEKDLRGARAAALSIVPYSSGAAKALGKVIPALDGRLTGYSLRVPVPVVSIVDLTVTLSRNVTVEEVNDAFRKAAASGPLKDILGYSDEPLVSSDYQGDPRSSIIDGLSTLVIGGNMVKILAWYDNEWGFSNRLVDLAVLMDKKGV
- a CDS encoding AraC family transcriptional regulator; translated protein: MKKILIIVPDGGMLFEAAGIADILMQANRLHPEGLSNPCYRILIATTQPHQVIHGQSGLNLLADYRLPELDPREPLDTIIITGRGMNELESTAVVDWLHLAAPHARRIASICGGAMLLAQTGLLDGRRATTHWRLLETMQETYPAIRVEGGPLYIQDGPIWTSCGVSSGFDLTLALVEDDYGFTLARDVAQDMVMYLRRPGGQLQFSRYNLQQSGASGPISELQAWILQNLTADLCVENLAERVAMSPRNFTRVFTRDAGASPARYVTEARLAAARQLLEQTNDSLELIAGRSGFGTSINLRRVFEKQLHLTPGEYRQRFHCRKMA